A stretch of the Balaenoptera musculus isolate JJ_BM4_2016_0621 chromosome 18, mBalMus1.pri.v3, whole genome shotgun sequence genome encodes the following:
- the RNF6 gene encoding LOW QUALITY PROTEIN: E3 ubiquitin-protein ligase RNF6 (The sequence of the model RefSeq protein was modified relative to this genomic sequence to represent the inferred CDS: deleted 2 bases in 2 codons), translating into MNWSRSRSDGGGEETSSQDQNHHENERRWQQERLHREEAYYQFINDLNDEDYRLMRDHNLLGTPGEITSEELQQRLDGVKEQLASQPDLRNGTNTRDSGVPRESSNEDSLLEWLNTFRRTGNATRSGQNGNQTWRAVSRTNPHSGEFRFSLEIHINHETRGFEMDGEDYVGVPLSDVSQDSTTDGPQRSSSPVARRTRSQAAGNLSGSSASVPRTRLGSRGRNSVEGSLSALGRLRNGIGGAVGVPRTSAPRANFSSPSAGSELRQREGQRFGAAHVWENGARTNVTVRNTNQRLEPIRLRSTFNSRSRSPIQRQSGTVYHGSQRESRPFQQTSRRSIRRRGITRVFLEQDREGRGTAYTPLSNSRLVSRITVEEGEEASRSSTAARRHPTITLDLQVRRIRPGESRDRDSIANRTRSRVGLAENTVTIESSSGGFRRTISRLERSGMRTYVSTVTVPLRRISENELVEPSSVALRSILRQIMTGFGELSSLMEAESESEAQRSGQHLPETHSEVSLLGETVSQHRGGSSQGRWTREDSPDTPPRAPNRGGRQSRNSSNLVETGTLPILRLAHFFLLNEGEDDDRMRGLTKEQIDNLSTRNYEHSSIDSELGKICSVCISDYVTGNKLRQLPCMHEFHIHCIDRWLSENCTCPICRQPVLGSSTANNG; encoded by the exons ATGAATTGGTCTAGATCTAGATCAGATGGTGGTGGTGAAGAAACCTCATCTCAAGACCAGAATCATCATGAAAACGAGAGAAGGTGGCAGCAAGAGCGTCTCCACAGAGAAGAAGCCTATTATCAGTTTATTAATGACCTCAATGACGAAGATTACCGGCTAATGAGAGACCATAATCTTTTAGGCACGCCTG GAGAAATAACATCAGAAGAATTACAGCAA CGGTTAGATGGAGTCAAGGAACAGCTAGCATCTCAGCCTGACTTGAGAAATGGGACAAACACCAGAG ACTCAGGGGTCCCTCGAGAAAGTTCAAATGAAGATTCTCTGCTGGAATGGCTCAACACCTTTCGTCGCACGGGAAATGCAACTCGAAGTGGACAGAATGGGAACCAGACTTGGAGAGCTGTGAGTCGAACAAACCCACACAGTGGAGAGTTCCGATTTAGTCTGGAAATCCACATAAATCACGAGACTAGAGGATTTGAAATGGATGGCGAAGATTATGTGGGCGTTCCACTTTCAGATGTTAGCCAAGATAGCACTACAGATGGGCCACAGCGATCAAGTAGTCCTGTGGCCAGGCGAACAAGGAGCCAAGCTGCAGGGAATCTCAGTGGTAGTAGTGCCAGCGTTCCGAGAACTAGGCTTGGATCGAGGGGGCGGAATTCAGTAGAAGGATCTTTGTCGGCATTGGGAAGATTAAGAAATGGAATT GGGGGGGCAGTTGGCGTCCCTAGAACTAGTGCTCCACGTGCAAATTTCAGCAGTCCGTCAGCTGGTAGTGAACTCAGGCAAAGGGAGGGGCAGCGATTTGGAGCAGCCCATGTTTGGGAAAATGGGGCTAGAACTAACGTCACAGTGAGGAATACAAACCAAAGATTAGAGCCAATAAGATTACGGTCTACTTTCAATAGCCGAAGCCGGTCACCAATTCAGAGGCAAAGTGGCACTGTTTATCATGGTTCACAAAGGGAAAGTAGACCTTTTCAGCAAACTAGTAGGCGGTCTATTAGGAGGAGAGGTATAACTCGTGTCTTTCTAGAGCAAGACCGAGAAGGCAGAGGTACCGCATATACTCCACTCTCTAACTCAAGGCTTGTGTCAAGAATCACAgtagaagaaggagaagaggccAGCAGGTCCTCCACTGCTGCACGACGACATCCAACAATCACACTGGACCTTCAAGTGAGAAGGATTCGTCCTGGAGAAAGCAGAGACCGGGACAGTATCGCAAATAGAACTCGATCTAGGGTGGGGCTGGCAGAAAACACAGTCACTATCGAAAGCAGTAGTGGGGGCTTTCGGCGCACCATCTCTCGTTTAGAGCGCTCAGGTATGCGAACCTACGTTAGTACCGTAACTGTTCCTCTTCGTAGGATTTCTGAGAATGAGCTCGTTGAACCATCATCAGTGGCTCTTCGATCAATTTTAAGGCAGATCATGACTGGATTTGGAGAACTGAGTTCTCTTATGGAGGCCGAATCTGagtcagaggctcagagaagtggtcAGCATCTGCCAGAGACACACTCAGAAGTGAGCCTCCTCGGTGAGACCGTCAGCCAGCACAGGGGAGGGTCCTCCCAAGGCAGGTGGACCCGAGAAGACAGCCCTGACACCCCGCCTCGTGCCCCAAACAGAGGTGGCAGGCAGTCGCGAAATTCAAGTAACTTGGTCGAAACTGGCACCCTACCTATCCTTCGCCTCGCTCACTTCTTCTTGCTTAATGAAGGGGAGGACGATGACCGCATGCGTGGTTTAACCAAAGAGCAGATTGACAATCTTTCCACCCGGAACTATGAGCACAGCAGTATCGATAGCGAACTAGGGAAAATCTGTAGCGTTTGCATCAGTGACTACGTAACGGGAAACAAGCTCAGGCAGTTACCTTGCATGCATGAATTTCACATCCACTGTATCGACCGGTGGCTCTCAGAGAATTGCACGTGTCCTATCTGTCGGCAGCCTGTCTTAGGGTCCAGTACAGCAAACAACGGGTGA